Proteins encoded within one genomic window of Capsicum annuum cultivar UCD-10X-F1 unplaced genomic scaffold, UCD10Xv1.1 ctg1705, whole genome shotgun sequence:
- the LOC124890376 gene encoding probable isoprenylcysteine alpha-carbonyl methylesterase ICMEL2 — protein sequence MENRGENGQLLVRASTLPTLPSNTYNYQTRKRKKPLNKTKSTPPRLGRQGSFSREIGHAAAETYLITRLAFKLLSYLGLGYRWITRFLGLALYAMLLMPGFLQVAFYYFFSPLVRRSVVYGDQPRNRLDLYLPAKIDSPKPVVAFVTGGAWIIGYKAWGSLLGKQLSEHDIIVACFDYRNFPQGTIGDMEEDVSQGISFVCNNIADYGGDPNRIYLMGQSAGAHISSCALVKQAIKESRGETVCWSTSQIKAYFGLSGGYNLPNLVDHFNNRGLYRSIFLSIMEGEESLQKFSPEIMVQDQSSKAAVHLLPHIILFHGTSDCSIPSDSSKAFVDTLHGVGAQAELILYEGKTHTDLFLQDPLRGGKDDLFGYIVAYIHANDKEALDKDAMVPPRRRLVPEILLKLACRTSPF from the exons ATGGAGAATAGAGGGGAAAATGGGCAGTTATTAGTTAGGGCTTCTACTTTGCCAACTTTGCCTTCAAACACATATAATTACCAGACGAGGAAGAGGAAGAAACCATTGAACAAAACTAAGTCTACCCCTCCACGGCTGGGTCGTCAAGGATCGTTTAGCCGTGAAATTGGACATGCTGCTGCTGAGACCTATTTGATTACTCGCCTTGCTTTTAAGCTTCTTAGCTATCTCGG GTTAGGTTATCGATGGATTACAAGATTTTTGGGTCTTGCCTTATATGCAATGCTCCTTATGCCTGGTTTTCTCCAAG ttgcattttattatttcttttcaccACTGGTCCGGCGAAGTGTTGTCTATGGTGATCAGCCGAGGAATAG GTTGGACTTATATCTACCAGCAAAGATAGACAGCCCAAAGCCAGTTGTGGCATTTGTAACAGGTGGAGCATGGATTATTGG GTACAAGGCCTGGGGTTCTCTGTTAGGAAAGCAATTATCAGAACATGACATTATAGTGGCATGCTTTGATTACAG GAACTTTCCGCAGGGAACAATAGGCGATATGGAGGAAGATGTTTCTCAGGGAATCTCGTTTGTCTGCAACAACATCGCTGATTATGGTGGTGATCCAAATAG GATTTATCTCATGGGTCAATCTGCTGGTGCACATATCTCTTCCTGTGCTCTTGTGAAGCAGGCAATCAAAGAATCTAGAGGAGAAACTGTTTGTTGGAGCACCTCCCAGATAAAAGCTTATTTTGGATTATCAGGCGG GTATAATTTGCCCAACTTAGTTGATCATTTCAATAATAGAGGGTTATATCGTTCAATTTTTTTGAG TATAATGGAAGGGGAAGAATCATTGCAAAAATTCTCTCCTGAAATTATGGTACAGGATCAGAGCTCCAAAGCTGCTGTCCATTTGCTTCCTCATATTATCCTATTTCATGGTACTTCAGATTGCTCCATTCCATCGGATTCAAG CAAAGCATTTGTAGATACACTTCACGGAGTGGGAGCTCAAGCTGAACTGATTTTGTATGAAGGAAAAACCCACACAGATTTATTCCTTCAA GATCCTCTAAGAGGTGGTAAAGATGATCTTTTTGGCTATATAGTAGCATATATACATGCTAACGATAAAGAAGCTCTTGATAAGGATGCTATGGTACCTCCAAGAAGGCGGCTTGTTCCGGAAATCTTGTTAAAGTTAGCTTGCAGGACAAGCCCTTTCTAA